One genomic window of Anaerofustis stercorihominis DSM 17244 includes the following:
- a CDS encoding ACT domain-containing protein gives MRKEDSLIKAITIDEDIAKISVMEVPDKPGIAFNLFSSIANEGIKIESITQNVNRSQVNDITFTVPTDEFEKAFKITSDFAIEVGATKVLYDKGVAKLSVIGSGMVASTQVASRVFKALYEKGVNIQMISTSEVKISCVIEKDKAKEALKQIYKEFEVE, from the coding sequence ATGAGAAAAGAAGATAGTTTAATCAAAGCAATAACGATTGATGAAGATATTGCTAAAATTTCAGTAATGGAAGTACCGGATAAGCCGGGTATTGCTTTTAATTTGTTCAGCAGTATCGCAAACGAAGGTATCAAAATCGAAAGTATTACCCAAAATGTAAACAGAAGCCAAGTAAATGATATAACATTTACTGTACCTACGGATGAATTTGAAAAAGCATTTAAAATTACAAGTGACTTTGCAATTGAAGTAGGAGCTACTAAAGTCCTTTACGATAAGGGCGTAGCAAAACTTTCTGTTATCGGCTCAGGTATGGTTGCCAGTACACAGGTAGCGAGCAGAGTATTTAAAGCACTTTATGAAAAAGGCGTAAATATTCAAATGATATCAACAAGTGAAGTCAAGATTTCTTGCGTAATTGAAAAAGATAAAGCTAAAGAAGCCTTAAAACAAATTTATAAAGAATTCGAAGTAGAATAA
- a CDS encoding homoserine dehydrogenase, which produces MSKIGLLGCGTVGTGVYEIINERKGNFFEENNYKIKKILVRDASRKREGIPGELLTDNPDDILNDDEISLIIAVMGSYEQEYPAIKKALQLKKNVVTANKEIISKHMEELLGLAKENGVTILFEASVGGGIPIIESIIDTIKINKINKVQGILNGTTNFILSKMTKEELDFDEVLKVAQDMGFAEADPTADVDGFDISRKLTILSSLCYGAYIDNDDIYTRTVRNITLSDIQAADDFGYVFKYMAESELYDDNTFGASVTPVLIGKDSVTSNVNDEYNVVSINGNIIGQLSFLGRGAGKEATANAVVADVIKVLTKSVHDYTHLKFENEYKSCGIERYKNKFYLRVSIKDEVEFAKTIDIVYRNIENVNLSYEDGKVFLITDELTGEFMSTLCDRLSHVTEDVFYARIIDNIL; this is translated from the coding sequence ATGTCTAAAATTGGATTATTAGGTTGCGGTACAGTCGGAACAGGCGTATATGAAATAATCAATGAAAGAAAAGGAAACTTTTTTGAAGAAAATAATTATAAGATAAAGAAAATTTTAGTTAGAGATGCATCCAGAAAAAGGGAAGGAATACCCGGTGAATTATTAACGGATAATCCTGATGATATTTTAAATGACGATGAGATATCTCTTATAATTGCCGTAATGGGAAGTTACGAGCAAGAATATCCCGCTATAAAAAAAGCATTACAACTTAAGAAGAATGTCGTTACTGCAAATAAAGAAATCATATCTAAGCATATGGAAGAACTTTTGGGTCTTGCAAAAGAAAACGGCGTTACGATTTTGTTTGAAGCTTCCGTAGGCGGGGGTATTCCTATTATAGAATCTATTATAGATACCATTAAAATAAATAAGATAAATAAAGTACAAGGTATACTTAACGGGACCACAAATTTTATTTTATCCAAAATGACAAAAGAAGAGCTTGATTTTGACGAAGTATTAAAAGTTGCTCAGGATATGGGTTTTGCGGAAGCCGATCCTACAGCCGATGTAGACGGTTTTGATATTTCAAGAAAGCTAACGATTCTTTCATCACTTTGTTATGGTGCTTACATAGATAATGATGATATATATACCAGAACGGTAAGAAATATTACGCTATCGGATATACAAGCTGCAGATGACTTCGGTTATGTATTTAAGTATATGGCTGAAAGTGAACTATATGATGATAATACATTCGGAGCCAGTGTAACTCCTGTGCTTATCGGAAAAGACTCCGTTACAAGCAATGTAAATGATGAATATAATGTAGTTAGTATAAACGGAAACATTATAGGTCAGTTATCATTTTTGGGCAGAGGTGCGGGTAAAGAAGCCACCGCAAATGCCGTGGTAGCTGATGTAATAAAAGTTTTGACCAAATCTGTTCATGATTATACTCATTTAAAATTCGAAAATGAATATAAAAGCTGCGGAATAGAAAGATATAAAAATAAATTCTACCTTAGAGTTTCAATAAAAGATGAAGTTGAATTTGCAAAGACAATCGATATAGTTTATAGAAACATCGAAAATGTCAATCTATCATATGAAGACGGAAAAGTCTTCTTGATAACTGATGAATTGACGGGAGAATTTATGAGTACATTATGTGATAGATTATCACATGTAACCGAAGATGTATTCTATGCAAGGATAATAGATAATATATTATAG
- the rpoC gene encoding DNA-directed RNA polymerase subunit beta': MGDIDFKSIQIGLASKEKILDWSYGEVKKPETINYRTSKPEKDGLFCEKIFGPTKDYECYCGKYKQIRYKGVICDRCGVELTKSKVRRERMGHIALAAPVTHIWYFKGIPSRIGLLLEMSPKELERIIYFAAYVVTDPGNTPLDEKTVLTENEYKEYRQIYGSEFTAKIGAEAIQDLLGQVDLEKESQELKQIIATETTRQKKTKAIKKLKIVEDFRNSNNNPQDMVLEVVPVIPPELRPMVMLDGGRYATSDLNDLYRRVINRNNRLKRLLELNAPDIIVQNEKRMLQEAVDALIDNGRRGRPVTGPGNRPLRSLSDMLKGKQGRFRQNLLGKRVDYSGRSVIVVGPELKMYQCGLPKEMAIELFKPFIMRELVKRKHSLNIKSAKRMVERQSPEVWDVLDDVIKDHPVLLNRAPTLHRLGIQAFEPILVEGRAIKLHPLVCTAFNADFDGDQMAVHVPLSVEAQAEARFLMLAAYNILKPQDGSPVVSPTQDMILGSYYLTIVKENQKGEGKAFASIPELEMAYYNKEVELHAKVKVRVKKVIDGKEHVKIVESTVGRFLFNQIIPQDLGFVVRETPADMFKLEIDKVVDKGVLSEIVYKCFTRHGAAKTSMVLDDIKKMGFTYSTKAAVTVSISDMEVPDVKPQLLEEADVKVDKVLKKYKRGMITEAERKREVIDIWNDTTNLVTNALLDHLDPFNPINMMADSGARGSRNQIRQLAGMRGLMASPNGDIIELPIRSNFREGLDVLEFFISSHGARKGLADTALRTADSGYLTRRLVDVSQDQIVKEDDCGTDQGYDVTAIKVGNDVIEELEERINGRYAFDDVVNPSTGEVIVSRNELITPDKAKEIVDAGIEKVSIRAVFNCKSKVGVCAKCYGVDLTSMKTVSVGEAVGTIAAQSIGEPGTQLTMRTFHTGGVASAEDITQGLPRIEELFEARRPKGQAIISDIDGVIEVTEEDGHSKVIVMNNENGEVFDYDIPYGSRIKVRQGDKVEAGDEITEGSIYPEDLLRIKGVDGVQKYILTEVQKVYRYQGVHISDKHVEIIIRQMLRKYEVTDAGETDLLPGTSVDYFEFENANEKAKEEGKEEATGNRKLLGITKASLSTSSFLSAASFQETTKVLTDAAIQGKVDPLLGLKENIILGKLIPAGTGIKKYDLELVKNKDDDDLLKEILDELNESQIENSLEEEGLTVHDIEDDDNLDNEDLNDLELNSENE; encoded by the coding sequence ATGGGCGATATTGATTTTAAATCAATACAAATTGGTTTAGCATCAAAAGAAAAAATTCTTGATTGGTCTTACGGCGAAGTAAAAAAGCCTGAGACTATCAACTACAGAACTTCGAAACCTGAAAAAGACGGATTGTTCTGCGAAAAGATTTTCGGCCCGACTAAAGATTATGAATGTTACTGCGGTAAATATAAACAAATCAGATATAAAGGTGTAATTTGTGACAGGTGCGGGGTCGAACTTACAAAGTCAAAAGTAAGAAGAGAAAGAATGGGACATATTGCTTTAGCTGCTCCCGTTACTCACATTTGGTACTTTAAAGGTATCCCAAGCAGAATAGGTCTTCTTCTTGAGATGTCACCTAAAGAACTTGAAAGAATTATTTATTTTGCTGCATATGTGGTAACCGATCCGGGAAATACTCCTTTGGATGAAAAAACGGTTTTAACCGAAAATGAATATAAAGAATACAGACAGATTTACGGAAGTGAATTTACTGCAAAAATAGGCGCAGAAGCAATTCAAGACTTACTTGGTCAAGTTGACCTTGAAAAGGAAAGTCAGGAATTAAAACAGATTATTGCTACGGAAACTACGAGACAAAAGAAAACAAAAGCAATAAAGAAGCTTAAAATAGTAGAAGACTTTAGAAATTCCAATAATAATCCTCAGGATATGGTTCTAGAAGTAGTTCCTGTTATTCCTCCTGAACTAAGACCTATGGTCATGCTTGACGGCGGAAGATATGCTACAAGTGACTTGAATGACTTATACAGAAGAGTTATAAACAGAAATAACAGACTTAAGAGACTTCTTGAACTTAATGCACCGGATATTATTGTTCAAAATGAAAAGAGGATGCTTCAGGAAGCTGTTGATGCACTGATAGATAACGGCAGAAGGGGCAGACCTGTTACCGGTCCGGGAAACAGACCGCTTCGTTCATTATCAGATATGCTTAAAGGTAAGCAAGGTAGATTCAGACAAAACTTACTAGGTAAGAGAGTCGACTACTCAGGACGTTCCGTTATTGTTGTAGGTCCCGAACTTAAGATGTATCAATGCGGTCTTCCTAAGGAAATGGCTATCGAACTATTCAAGCCTTTCATTATGAGAGAACTTGTTAAGAGAAAACATTCTCTAAATATAAAATCAGCTAAAAGAATGGTAGAGAGACAAAGTCCTGAAGTTTGGGATGTACTTGATGATGTAATCAAAGACCATCCGGTTTTACTTAACCGTGCCCCTACACTTCATAGATTAGGTATCCAAGCATTCGAACCGATTTTGGTTGAAGGAAGAGCTATTAAACTTCATCCTCTTGTTTGTACAGCTTTCAATGCCGACTTTGACGGTGACCAAATGGCTGTTCACGTACCGTTGAGTGTTGAAGCACAAGCGGAAGCAAGATTTTTAATGCTTGCCGCATATAATATTTTAAAACCTCAGGACGGTTCTCCTGTAGTTTCTCCTACACAGGATATGATCCTTGGGTCTTATTACTTAACTATTGTAAAAGAAAACCAAAAAGGTGAAGGAAAAGCATTCGCTTCAATTCCGGAACTGGAAATGGCTTATTACAATAAAGAAGTTGAACTTCATGCAAAAGTTAAAGTAAGAGTTAAAAAAGTTATTGACGGAAAAGAACATGTTAAAATAGTTGAATCGACTGTAGGAAGATTCTTGTTTAACCAAATCATCCCTCAGGATCTAGGATTTGTGGTAAGAGAAACTCCTGCTGATATGTTCAAACTTGAAATAGATAAAGTAGTTGACAAAGGTGTTTTATCCGAAATCGTTTATAAATGTTTCACAAGACACGGTGCTGCAAAAACGTCAATGGTACTTGATGATATTAAGAAAATGGGCTTTACTTATTCTACTAAGGCTGCCGTTACGGTAAGTATTTCAGATATGGAAGTACCTGATGTAAAACCTCAGTTGCTTGAAGAAGCTGATGTAAAAGTAGATAAAGTCTTGAAGAAATATAAAAGAGGTATGATTACAGAAGCCGAAAGAAAAAGAGAAGTTATCGATATTTGGAATGATACGACTAACTTAGTAACTAATGCGCTTCTTGACCACCTTGACCCATTCAATCCAATCAACATGATGGCTGATTCAGGTGCCAGAGGTAGTAGGAACCAGATCAGACAGCTTGCCGGTATGAGAGGGCTTATGGCTTCTCCTAACGGAGATATCATCGAACTTCCTATACGTTCTAACTTCCGTGAAGGCTTAGATGTTTTGGAATTCTTTATCTCTTCTCACGGTGCGAGAAAAGGTCTTGCGGATACTGCTCTTAGAACTGCCGATTCGGGTTACTTGACAAGAAGACTTGTTGATGTAAGTCAGGATCAAATCGTAAAAGAAGATGACTGCGGTACGGATCAAGGCTATGATGTTACTGCTATAAAAGTAGGCAACGATGTTATCGAAGAATTGGAAGAAAGAATCAACGGCAGATATGCATTCGATGATGTCGTTAATCCAAGTACAGGAGAAGTTATCGTTTCAAGAAATGAACTTATCACTCCTGATAAAGCTAAGGAAATAGTAGATGCGGGTATAGAAAAAGTAAGCATCAGAGCGGTATTCAACTGTAAGAGTAAAGTCGGAGTTTGTGCTAAATGCTATGGTGTGGATTTGACCAGCATGAAGACAGTAAGCGTCGGTGAAGCTGTCGGTACCATTGCCGCTCAGTCTATCGGTGAACCCGGTACTCAGCTTACTATGCGTACGTTCCATACAGGCGGTGTCGCATCTGCGGAAGATATTACTCAGGGTCTTCCAAGAATCGAAGAATTATTTGAAGCCAGAAGACCTAAAGGTCAAGCAATCATTTCTGATATTGACGGTGTTATCGAAGTTACCGAAGAAGACGGACATAGCAAAGTTATCGTTATGAACAATGAAAACGGTGAAGTATTCGATTATGATATCCCTTACGGTTCAAGAATAAAAGTAAGACAAGGGGATAAAGTTGAAGCCGGTGATGAAATCACCGAAGGTAGTATTTACCCTGAAGATCTTCTTAGAATAAAAGGTGTTGACGGAGTTCAAAAATATATCTTGACCGAAGTACAAAAAGTATATAGATACCAAGGTGTTCATATTTCAGATAAGCACGTTGAAATAATAATCAGACAAATGCTTAGAAAATATGAAGTGACCGATGCGGGCGAAACCGATTTACTTCCGGGAACAAGTGTTGATTATTTTGAATTTGAAAATGCAAACGAAAAAGCAAAAGAAGAAGGTAAAGAAGAAGCTACAGGTAACAGGAAGTTACTTGGTATCACAAAGGCTTCACTTTCAACATCCTCATTCCTTTCAGCCGCATCATTCCAGGAAACTACAAAAGTTCTTACCGATGCTGCTATTCAAGGTAAAGTTGACCCATTACTTGGTTTGAAAGAAAATATCATTTTAGGTAAACTTATTCCTGCAGGTACAGGTATAAAGAAATACGACCTTGAACTTGTAAAGAATAAAGACGATGATGATCTTTTAAAAGAAATCTTAGATGAGCTAAATGAAAGTCAAATAGAAAATTCTTTGGAAGAAGAAGGTTTGACCGTTCATGATATCGAAGACGATGATAATCTTGATAATGAAGATTTAAACGACCTTGAGCTTAACAGCGAAAATGAATAG
- the rpoB gene encoding DNA-directed RNA polymerase subunit beta, which translates to MIHPEKIGRRERMSFSKIKDVMEMPNLISIQTDSYKWFIEEGLREAFLDVFPISDPSENLILEFVDYILDDTPKYDVEECKERKTNYSASLKVKVRLVVKEDGEIKDVREQHVFMADFPLMTRTGTFIINGAERVIVSQLIRSPGAYFSVERDKYGKELYNGQIIPNRGAWLEYETDASDCLYARVDRTKKVPITVLIRALGLGTNEEIINFFGEEKRLMTTFEKDSSSSVDEGLIEIYKKLRPGEPESVDSAKGLFIPMFFDQRRYDLMMVGRFKLNKKLALSTRITGQYAFKDIVNPLTGEILVSKDEIIDEKTAWEIQNCGINTVEVKVSEDRGFKIIGNGVVDINKYELPFDVSDLNIDEMVNFRVLSEILDTDLSNEEKKEQIKDRMSELLPKHITVEDIYASISYNLGFDHGIGTLDDIDHLGNRRIRSVGELLQNQFRIGLSRLERTVKERMISFDPEEVTPSSLVNVKPVNAALKEFFGSSQLSQFMDQTNPLGELTHKRRYSALGPGGLSRDRAGFEVRDVHHSHYGRVCPIETPEGPNIGLIGSLATFSRVNKYGFIETPYRRVKDGAVTGDIDYIPADEEGKYTIAQANEPLMENGSFEHSKVTGRAGFERDFVTVEKDKVDYMDISPKQVVSVATSMIPFLENDDANRALMGANMQRQAVPLLKPQAPMVATGIEHRAAKDSGVCVVSEVDGVVKRVTATEIIITDDATKQNVKYKLLKYKRTNQNTCINQIPIVKLGDRIKKGEVIADGPSTENGDLSLGRNILIGFMTWEGYNYEDAIIINEKLVKEDALTSIHIEEFDCEAKETKLGSEEITRDIPNVGEDALRNLDERGVIRVGAEVKSDDILVGKVTPKGESDPTAEEKLLRAIFGEKAREVRDTSLKVPHGEKGVVVDVKVYTKENGDELKPNVNKLVRVYIAIKRKIQVGDKMAGRHGNKGVISRVVPEEDMPFLPDGTPLEILLSPMGVPSRMNIGQVLEVHLGLACKALGIEIATPVFDGAKEEDIMELLEQSGYSADGKIQLYDGRTGEPFDNRVTVGYMYMLRLHHIVDEKMHARATGPYSLVTQQPLGGKAQMGGQRFGEMEVWALEAYGAAHTLQEILTVKSDDVSGRVKTYESIIKGENIPKAGVPESFKVLIKEFQSLCLDVNVLGERNEIIDIKDDEDEDLVEDLEQVEASADGEFVEELDDIEFEEISEVDILEDDGDIESEDLDFLDSDILSSSSSDDEDEEFM; encoded by the coding sequence GTGATTCATCCAGAGAAAATTGGTAGAAGAGAAAGAATGAGTTTTTCTAAAATCAAAGATGTAATGGAAATGCCGAATTTAATTTCTATTCAGACAGACTCATATAAATGGTTTATAGAGGAAGGTCTTAGAGAGGCGTTTTTAGATGTATTTCCTATCAGCGACCCAAGTGAGAATTTAATACTTGAATTCGTTGATTATATATTAGATGATACTCCAAAATACGATGTTGAAGAGTGTAAAGAAAGAAAGACGAATTATTCTGCTTCTTTGAAAGTTAAAGTTAGACTTGTAGTAAAAGAAGATGGTGAAATCAAAGACGTTAGAGAACAGCATGTATTCATGGCTGATTTTCCTTTAATGACCAGAACCGGTACATTCATCATCAATGGTGCTGAAAGAGTTATTGTAAGCCAACTTATTCGTTCACCCGGAGCATATTTCTCAGTTGAAAGAGATAAGTATGGTAAAGAATTATACAATGGACAAATCATCCCTAACAGAGGGGCTTGGCTGGAATATGAAACGGACGCAAGTGACTGTCTGTACGCTAGAGTAGACAGGACGAAAAAAGTTCCGATTACGGTTTTAATCAGAGCATTGGGACTTGGAACAAATGAAGAAATAATAAACTTCTTCGGTGAAGAAAAAAGGCTTATGACTACATTTGAGAAAGATTCTTCTTCAAGTGTGGATGAAGGTCTTATTGAAATTTATAAAAAACTCAGACCGGGCGAACCTGAAAGCGTTGATTCAGCTAAAGGTTTATTCATTCCGATGTTTTTCGACCAAAGAAGATACGACCTTATGATGGTTGGTAGATTTAAACTTAACAAAAAACTAGCTCTCTCTACAAGAATTACTGGCCAGTATGCATTCAAAGATATAGTAAATCCTTTAACCGGAGAAATCTTAGTAAGTAAAGATGAAATAATTGATGAAAAAACTGCATGGGAAATCCAAAACTGTGGAATCAATACTGTCGAAGTTAAAGTATCGGAAGACAGAGGCTTTAAAATAATCGGTAACGGTGTTGTTGACATAAATAAATACGAATTGCCTTTTGATGTAAGTGATTTAAATATCGATGAAATGGTAAACTTCAGAGTATTAAGCGAAATTTTAGACACTGACCTTTCAAATGAAGAGAAAAAAGAACAAATCAAAGACAGAATGAGCGAACTTCTTCCTAAACATATTACGGTTGAAGATATTTATGCTTCAATAAGTTATAATCTTGGTTTTGATCATGGTATCGGAACTTTGGATGATATCGACCATTTAGGTAACAGAAGGATTCGTTCCGTAGGTGAACTTTTACAAAATCAATTCAGAATCGGTCTTTCAAGATTAGAGAGAACTGTAAAAGAAAGAATGATTTCATTCGACCCTGAAGAAGTTACACCTTCAAGTCTAGTAAACGTAAAACCGGTGAATGCTGCTTTAAAAGAATTTTTCGGTTCATCTCAGTTATCACAGTTTATGGATCAAACAAACCCTCTTGGTGAGCTTACACATAAGAGAAGATATTCAGCTTTAGGTCCAGGTGGTCTTTCGAGAGACAGAGCCGGATTTGAAGTCAGAGACGTTCATCATTCTCATTACGGAAGAGTTTGCCCTATAGAAACTCCGGAAGGTCCTAATATCGGACTTATCGGTTCTCTTGCAACTTTCTCCAGAGTCAATAAGTATGGTTTTATCGAAACTCCGTACAGGAGAGTAAAAGACGGTGCTGTAACAGGTGATATAGATTATATCCCTGCAGATGAAGAAGGTAAATACACTATAGCTCAGGCGAATGAACCTTTAATGGAAAACGGTTCTTTTGAACATTCAAAGGTTACGGGTAGAGCAGGATTTGAAAGAGATTTCGTAACTGTTGAAAAAGATAAAGTAGATTACATGGATATATCTCCTAAGCAGGTCGTTTCCGTTGCTACCAGTATGATACCTTTCCTTGAAAATGACGATGCCAACAGAGCTCTTATGGGTGCGAACATGCAGCGTCAGGCTGTTCCGTTACTTAAACCTCAGGCTCCTATGGTAGCTACAGGTATAGAACACAGAGCTGCGAAAGACAGCGGCGTTTGTGTAGTAAGTGAAGTTGACGGTGTGGTTAAGAGAGTTACCGCAACTGAAATCATTATTACGGATGATGCTACTAAACAAAATGTAAAATACAAATTACTTAAATATAAAAGAACAAACCAAAATACTTGTATAAATCAAATCCCGATAGTAAAACTCGGTGACAGGATCAAAAAAGGCGAAGTAATCGCCGACGGTCCTTCTACGGAAAACGGTGACTTATCATTAGGTAGAAACATTTTGATCGGATTTATGACTTGGGAAGGTTATAACTACGAAGATGCTATCATCATAAATGAAAAGCTTGTAAAAGAAGATGCTCTTACTTCGATTCATATCGAAGAATTCGACTGCGAAGCCAAAGAAACAAAGCTTGGTAGCGAAGAAATAACAAGAGATATTCCAAACGTAGGTGAAGATGCACTCAGAAACCTTGATGAAAGAGGTGTCATAAGAGTAGGTGCTGAAGTAAAATCAGACGATATCCTTGTGGGTAAAGTTACTCCTAAAGGAGAAAGCGACCCGACTGCGGAAGAAAAATTACTTCGTGCGATCTTCGGTGAAAAAGCCAGAGAGGTAAGAGACACATCACTTAAAGTCCCACATGGGGAAAAAGGTGTCGTTGTAGATGTAAAAGTATATACAAAAGAAAACGGCGATGAATTAAAACCTAATGTAAATAAACTTGTAAGAGTTTATATTGCGATAAAGAGAAAAATTCAAGTCGGTGATAAAATGGCGGGACGTCATGGTAACAAAGGGGTAATCAGTAGAGTTGTTCCTGAAGAAGATATGCCATTCTTACCTGATGGAACTCCGCTTGAAATATTACTTTCTCCAATGGGGGTTCCTTCCCGTATGAACATTGGACAGGTACTGGAAGTCCATTTGGGACTTGCTTGTAAAGCTCTCGGTATCGAAATAGCAACTCCGGTATTCGACGGAGCAAAAGAAGAGGATATAATGGAACTTCTTGAGCAGTCAGGCTACTCAGCTGACGGTAAGATCCAGCTTTATGACGGAAGAACAGGTGAACCTTTTGATAACAGGGTAACCGTTGGATATATGTATATGTTAAGACTGCATCATATCGTTGATGAAAAGATGCATGCCAGAGCAACCGGTCCCTACTCACTCGTTACACAGCAGCCGCTTGGCGGTAAAGCTCAAATGGGTGGACAGAGATTCGGAGAAATGGAAGTTTGGGCTCTTGAAGCATACGGTGCTGCTCATACATTACAGGAAATCCTTACTGTTAAGAGTGATGATGTTTCCGGAAGAGTTAAGACTTACGAATCTATCATTAAAGGAGAAAATATCCCAAAAGCAGGTGTTCCTGAATCATTTAAAGTTCTTATCAAAGAATTCCAAAGCTTATGCTTAGACGTAAATGTTCTCGGTGAAAGAAATGAAATCATCGATATCAAAGATGACGAAGATGAAGACTTGGTAGAAGATTTAGAACAAGTAGAAGCAAGTGCAGACGGTGAATTTGTGGAAGAACTAGATGATATCGAATTTGAAGAAATCAGCGAAGTTGATATTCTTGAAGATGACGGGGACATTGAAAGCGAAGATTTAGATTTCCTTGATAGTGATATATTAAGTTCATCTTCTTCAGATGATGAAGATGAAGAATTTATGTAA
- the radA gene encoding DNA repair protein RadA — protein MAKDKKIFVCSECGYESPKYWGKCPDCGNWNTFSEFSKKELDLVNSKSSVFTPKVTNLKDVDTKEDMRFTTSISELDNVLGGGIVASSLVLVGGEPGIGKSTLLMQTAHNVSMIGKRVLYASSEESLSQLKLRLDRLDLKGSDILVLSNTDIEQIIESAKENKADLLIIDSIQTVRSANIPSAPGTITQVRECTNLLMNFAKATNTSVFIVGHITKQGTIAGPKTIEHMVDTVMYFESESNSSLRILRLSKNRFGSSEEIGVFEMTRKGLECVTNPSKLLLEDRENRSYGSVICSIMEGNRSVLIEIQALAMMSSFQVPRRVSTGFEYNRFVQILAVIEKMTNVKIHSTDVYLNVVGGVRVKETASDLAVACAVISSMLKKEIPINTIIIGEVGLCGEIRKINNIFKRIKEANSLGFKKAIIPRNSLDEHEDISNLNIEIIEISTLKECVFKLFNN, from the coding sequence TTGGCAAAAGATAAAAAAATATTTGTATGCAGCGAATGCGGATACGAAAGCCCCAAATACTGGGGAAAATGCCCGGACTGCGGGAATTGGAACACGTTCAGCGAATTTTCCAAAAAAGAACTGGATCTGGTTAACTCTAAAAGCAGTGTATTCACTCCCAAAGTCACCAATTTAAAAGACGTAGATACAAAAGAAGATATGAGATTTACGACATCCATCAGCGAACTGGATAATGTTCTGGGAGGCGGGATAGTAGCATCAAGTTTGGTACTTGTCGGAGGAGAACCGGGGATAGGAAAATCCACACTTTTAATGCAGACAGCTCATAATGTATCTATGATCGGAAAAAGAGTCTTATATGCATCCAGTGAAGAAAGCCTTTCACAATTAAAATTGAGACTGGACAGGCTGGACTTAAAAGGAAGCGATATCCTTGTTTTATCAAATACGGATATAGAACAAATAATAGAAAGTGCGAAAGAAAATAAAGCGGATTTATTAATAATAGATTCGATTCAAACCGTAAGGAGTGCAAATATACCTAGTGCACCCGGAACAATAACACAGGTAAGAGAATGTACAAATTTACTTATGAACTTTGCAAAGGCAACAAATACCAGTGTATTTATAGTAGGGCATATAACAAAACAAGGAACAATAGCGGGACCTAAAACCATTGAACATATGGTAGATACCGTAATGTATTTTGAAAGCGAATCCAATTCAAGCTTAAGAATATTAAGACTAAGTAAAAACAGATTTGGCTCCAGCGAAGAAATCGGAGTATTCGAGATGACAAGAAAAGGTCTTGAATGCGTAACAAATCCGTCGAAGTTGTTACTTGAAGACAGAGAAAACAGGAGCTACGGAAGCGTTATCTGCTCAATAATGGAAGGTAACAGAAGTGTATTGATAGAGATACAAGCTCTTGCAATGATGTCCTCTTTTCAAGTACCGAGAAGGGTATCCACCGGATTTGAATACAACAGGTTTGTTCAAATATTAGCGGTAATAGAAAAAATGACCAATGTAAAAATTCATTCTACAGATGTTTATCTGAATGTCGTAGGGGGAGTGAGAGTAAAAGAAACCGCAAGTGATTTGGCGGTTGCATGCGCGGTCATATCCTCTATGCTTAAAAAAGAAATACCTATCAATACAATAATCATAGGAGAAGTAGGTCTTTGCGGAGAAATAAGAAAGATAAACAATATTTTCAAAAGGATAAAAGAAGCTAATTCCCTTGGGTTTAAAAAAGCGATCATCCCAAGAAATTCCTTAGACGAGCATGAAGATATTTCAAATTTAAATATAGAAATAATAGAAATCAGCACCCTTAAAGAATGTGTCTTCAAATTATTCAATAATTAG